In the Paenibacillus sp. FSL H7-0357 genome, one interval contains:
- the mtrB gene encoding trp RNA-binding attenuation protein MtrB, with the protein MTEKNNGVSPAPSGSEYIVVKAKENGVQVIGLTRGLDTRFHHTEKLDKGEVLIAQFTDHTSAMKIRGKAEIWSKHGQLESES; encoded by the coding sequence ATGACCGAGAAGAATAATGGCGTTAGCCCTGCACCGTCAGGCAGCGAGTACATCGTGGTGAAGGCCAAAGAGAACGGCGTTCAGGTAATCGGGCTTACCAGAGGACTGGATACGCGCTTTCACCATACGGAGAAGCTGGACAAAGGCGAGGTGCTGATCGCTCAATTCACCGATCATACCTCAGCTATGAAAATCCGCGGTAAGGCGGAAATATGGAGCAAACACGGACAACTGGAGAGCGAAAGCTGA
- a CDS encoding lysophospholipid acyltransferase family protein, which yields MIYAICCGLLRLIYAILFPLKIVGKENVPKEGGVLLCANHISLLDPMTIGIKLNRQVKYMAKAELFKVPVLGWLINKLGAFPVKRGGVSKESIKTALNTLRSGHVMGIFPEGTRNSDSGVAKKGAASFALRSGAAVVPAAIVGSYKPFRRMTVIYGAPIDLSSFDGKGSESLEEVTDVIMGRIHEMAKTGRPSAR from the coding sequence ATGATTTATGCCATTTGCTGTGGGTTGCTTCGCTTGATTTATGCCATCCTGTTCCCGCTGAAGATTGTCGGGAAAGAGAATGTGCCGAAGGAGGGCGGGGTGCTGCTCTGCGCCAATCACATCAGCCTGCTTGATCCAATGACGATCGGCATTAAGCTGAACCGCCAGGTAAAGTATATGGCCAAAGCAGAGCTGTTCAAGGTTCCTGTGCTAGGCTGGCTCATTAATAAGTTGGGCGCTTTTCCGGTGAAACGTGGCGGCGTAAGCAAAGAATCCATCAAAACGGCCCTTAATACGCTTCGCAGCGGACATGTTATGGGCATCTTTCCGGAAGGGACGCGAAACTCTGATTCCGGTGTGGCTAAGAAGGGCGCAGCGAGTTTTGCGCTTCGCAGCGGTGCAGCAGTTGTTCCGGCCGCTATCGTTGGATCTTACAAGCCCTTTCGCCGGATGACTGTCATTTATGGGGCTCCCATTGACCTCAGTTCGTTTGATGGAAAGGGAAGCGAGTCTCTTGAAGAAGTCACTGATGTAATTATGGGACGGATTCATGAGATGGCCAAGACCGGCAGGCCCAGTGCAAGATAA
- the spoIVA gene encoding stage IV sporulation protein A, protein MEKVDIFKDIAERTGGDIYLGVVGAVRTGKSTFIKRFMETIVLPNITSEADRVRAVDELPQSAAGKTIMTTEPKFVPNNAVQIKVAEGLEVNVRLVDCVGYAVEGAKGYEDENGPRMISTPWFEEPIPFQEAAEIGTRKVIQEHSTLGVVVTTDGTIAEIPRNSYIDSEERVIAELKEVGKPFVLVINSTRPRSEEAQQLRSELALKYDIPVMTLSAANMTEDDVTGVLREVLYEFPVHEVNVNLPSWVMVLGENHWLRSSYENSVRDTVKDIRRLRDVDRLVSQFTEYDFIDKAGLSGMNMGQGVAEIDLYAPEELYDQVLMEVVGVEIRGKDHLLQLMQDFSHAKREYDRFSEALEMVKTTGYGIAAPSLAEMALDEPELIRQGSRFGVRLKATAPSIHMIRVDVESEFSPIIGTEKQSEELVRYLMQDFENDPIKIWESDIFGRSLHSIVREGIQGKIAMMPDNARYKLQETLGRIINEGSGGLIAIIL, encoded by the coding sequence TTGGAAAAAGTGGATATTTTCAAGGACATTGCCGAGCGTACCGGCGGAGACATTTATCTTGGCGTCGTCGGCGCGGTTCGCACGGGGAAATCGACGTTCATCAAACGCTTCATGGAGACGATTGTCTTGCCGAACATCACCAGCGAGGCAGATCGGGTAAGGGCAGTGGATGAACTTCCGCAAAGTGCAGCGGGCAAAACCATTATGACAACTGAGCCGAAATTTGTACCGAACAACGCGGTGCAGATCAAGGTTGCGGAAGGGCTGGAAGTGAATGTCCGGCTGGTCGACTGTGTAGGATATGCTGTGGAGGGTGCAAAAGGGTATGAGGATGAGAACGGCCCTCGCATGATCTCCACTCCTTGGTTTGAGGAACCGATTCCTTTCCAGGAAGCGGCGGAAATTGGCACACGTAAGGTGATTCAGGAGCATTCCACGCTGGGTGTAGTTGTGACTACAGACGGCACGATTGCTGAAATCCCGCGGAACTCTTATATTGATTCCGAAGAGCGGGTCATTGCGGAGCTGAAGGAAGTAGGCAAGCCGTTTGTGCTTGTGATCAACTCCACCCGGCCGCGCAGTGAAGAGGCACAGCAGCTGCGCAGTGAGCTGGCTCTTAAATATGATATTCCCGTTATGACGCTTAGTGCTGCGAATATGACAGAAGACGATGTGACCGGTGTGCTGCGCGAAGTGCTGTACGAATTCCCGGTCCATGAGGTCAATGTGAACCTGCCTAGCTGGGTGATGGTGCTGGGCGAAAATCACTGGCTGCGCAGCAGCTATGAGAATTCCGTCCGCGATACCGTGAAAGACATCCGCCGCCTGCGTGATGTTGACCGGCTGGTCTCCCAGTTTACGGAATATGATTTCATCGATAAAGCAGGGCTTAGCGGAATGAACATGGGCCAAGGTGTGGCCGAGATTGACCTGTATGCGCCGGAAGAACTGTATGATCAGGTTCTGATGGAAGTGGTAGGGGTTGAAATCCGCGGAAAAGATCATCTGCTGCAGCTGATGCAGGACTTCTCCCATGCCAAACGCGAGTATGACCGCTTCTCCGAAGCGCTGGAAATGGTCAAAACAACCGGCTACGGGATAGCCGCTCCTTCACTCGCGGAAATGGCTCTCGATGAGCCGGAGCTGATCCGCCAGGGCTCGCGTTTCGGGGTTCGCCTGAAGGCGACAGCACCTTCGATTCATATGATCCGCGTGGATGTGGAATCGGAGTTCTCGCCGATCATCGGCACGGAGAAACAGAGCGAAGAGCTGGTGCGCTATCTGATGCAGGACTTTGAGAATGACCCGATCAAGATTTGGGAGTCGGATATTTTTGGCCGCTCGCTGCATTCGATTGTGCGCGAGGGTATTCAGGGCAAAATTGCCATGATGCCGGATAATGCCCGCTACAAGCTTCAGGAAACACTTGGACGGATCATCAACGAGGGTTCAGGCGGCCTGATCGCAATCATTTTGTAA
- the plsY gene encoding glycerol-3-phosphate 1-O-acyltransferase PlsY, giving the protein MAFELLVIVVSYLLGSVSFSVLLARLLKGIDIRQYGSGNAGATNTLRVMGKGPAILVLVLDVLKGIAAVWLGTWAGGWGTWIAVACGVAAIIGHNWPLYFHFRGGKGIATTIGVMATLCFWPALIAGIIAILAIVITRFVSLGSLIFVALTPVFLLFTEFTTPELWGSLIIAVFAFWRHRSNIVKISQGRENKIGAKVKEGNRVV; this is encoded by the coding sequence GTGGCGTTTGAACTTCTGGTGATCGTTGTAAGCTATTTGCTTGGCTCTGTCAGCTTCAGTGTATTGCTCGCCCGGCTGCTAAAAGGTATTGATATCCGTCAATACGGAAGCGGCAATGCCGGAGCGACCAATACGCTGCGTGTGATGGGGAAAGGACCGGCAATACTGGTGCTGGTTCTGGACGTACTGAAGGGAATTGCCGCAGTTTGGCTCGGAACCTGGGCTGGCGGCTGGGGAACCTGGATCGCGGTGGCTTGCGGGGTCGCAGCCATCATCGGGCATAATTGGCCGCTCTACTTTCACTTTCGCGGCGGGAAGGGCATTGCGACTACAATTGGCGTAATGGCTACGCTTTGTTTTTGGCCTGCGCTGATTGCAGGGATCATTGCCATTCTGGCCATCGTTATTACCCGCTTTGTGTCGCTGGGCTCCCTGATTTTTGTTGCGCTTACCCCGGTATTCCTGCTGTTTACCGAATTTACAACACCTGAATTGTGGGGAAGCCTTATCATTGCAGTTTTCGCTTTCTGGCGGCACCGCAGCAATATTGTGAAGATCTCCCAGGGAAGAGAGAATAAAATCGGCGCTAAAGTCAAGGAGGGGAATCGCGTTGTCTGA
- a CDS encoding NAD(P)H-dependent glycerol-3-phosphate dehydrogenase, translating into MSDKVTVLVAGSWGTALATVLAANHSEVYLWTRRSEQAAEINEAHTNEHFLPGISLPANIIATTDMETAVTGSKAVVIVAPSSGMRQVARSLKPFWKEDMLCVHATKGFETESMKRMSTVISEELGCDEGQVVVLSGPSHAEEVVRLCPTTVVVASPDDRRATEAQSLFINNDFRVYTNRDQVGVELAGALKNIIALGAGLSDGLGFGDNAKAALLTRGLAEISRVGVELGANPLTFAGLAGLGDLVVTATSQHSRNWRAGSLLGQGKPLSEVLESMGMVVEGIRTTEAAYAISLKLGVQMPITDQIYHVLFKGKTPRSAVEALMGRDRKTEMETISQETWEQWHS; encoded by the coding sequence TTGTCTGATAAAGTAACCGTGCTGGTCGCGGGCAGTTGGGGAACTGCGCTGGCTACTGTGCTGGCGGCTAACCACTCGGAGGTTTATCTATGGACACGCAGGTCCGAACAGGCTGCCGAGATTAATGAGGCTCACACGAATGAGCATTTCTTGCCCGGGATTTCTTTGCCCGCTAATATCATTGCAACTACGGATATGGAGACAGCGGTCACCGGTTCCAAGGCGGTGGTTATTGTTGCCCCGTCCTCCGGAATGCGCCAGGTCGCCCGCAGCCTCAAACCTTTCTGGAAAGAAGATATGCTCTGTGTACATGCTACAAAGGGCTTTGAGACGGAATCCATGAAACGGATGTCCACCGTCATTTCCGAGGAGCTGGGCTGTGATGAAGGCCAGGTGGTTGTTTTGTCCGGACCTAGCCACGCCGAAGAGGTGGTGCGCCTGTGTCCTACAACGGTTGTGGTAGCATCACCGGACGACAGACGCGCTACAGAAGCACAAAGTCTATTTATCAACAATGATTTCCGTGTGTACACCAATCGAGATCAGGTAGGCGTTGAACTGGCCGGAGCACTGAAGAATATCATAGCGCTTGGGGCAGGTCTGTCTGACGGTCTGGGTTTTGGCGATAATGCCAAGGCGGCATTGCTCACCCGCGGTCTTGCCGAGATTTCCCGCGTCGGTGTCGAGCTGGGTGCCAATCCGCTGACCTTTGCCGGTCTGGCTGGACTCGGTGACCTTGTGGTAACAGCAACGAGCCAGCATAGCCGCAACTGGCGAGCAGGTTCGTTGCTTGGCCAAGGGAAACCGCTCTCTGAAGTGCTGGAGTCTATGGGCATGGTCGTTGAAGGGATACGCACTACGGAAGCCGCATACGCTATTTCGCTTAAGCTGGGCGTGCAGATGCCAATCACTGATCAGATCTATCATGTGCTGTTCAAAGGCAAAACGCCGCGCAGCGCCGTTGAGGCCCTGATGGGACGCGACCGCAAGACGGAGATGGAAACGATCTCGCAGGAAACTTGGGAGCAGTGGCATTCCTGA
- the cmk gene encoding (d)CMP kinase, translated as MVRQGTHTYDRINVAIDGPAGAGKSTVARLVAQKLSYIYVDTGAMYRAITWDMLRRGIPPEDHESVDQSVRDMVIELIPEQDIQKVLINGEDVTPHIRSLQVSGQVSQYSKIEGVRSRLSHLQRQMALRKGVVMDGRDIGTTVLPDAEVKIFMTASVEERALRRYKELKETETITLQQLEHDIAARDRLDEGREISPLRRAEDAILLDTTFMDIRQAVEAIVSHCRSHVDGERNHS; from the coding sequence TTGGTTAGGCAGGGGACACATACTTACGACAGAATCAACGTCGCCATCGACGGACCTGCCGGGGCAGGCAAGAGCACTGTAGCCCGATTGGTAGCACAGAAGTTGTCTTACATTTATGTTGATACGGGTGCAATGTACCGGGCCATTACCTGGGATATGCTCCGCAGAGGCATTCCGCCGGAAGATCATGAATCGGTGGATCAAAGTGTCCGCGATATGGTGATTGAGCTTATTCCGGAGCAGGACATCCAGAAGGTGCTGATCAATGGGGAGGACGTAACCCCGCATATCCGCAGTCTCCAGGTTAGCGGCCAGGTGTCGCAGTATTCGAAGATCGAGGGCGTTAGATCCAGACTCAGTCATTTGCAGCGTCAGATGGCGCTTCGCAAGGGGGTCGTGATGGATGGCCGCGATATCGGTACGACCGTGCTGCCGGATGCCGAAGTGAAGATTTTCATGACGGCAAGTGTGGAGGAACGGGCTCTCCGCCGTTACAAAGAGCTGAAGGAAACGGAAACAATAACTCTCCAGCAGCTTGAACACGATATTGCAGCCCGTGACCGTCTTGATGAAGGACGGGAGATTTCACCGCTGCGCCGTGCAGAAGATGCCATTCTTCTTGACACGACCTTTATGGATATCAGGCAAGCCGTGGAAGCCATTGTCTCCCACTGCAGATCTCATGTTGACGGGGAGAGAAATCATTCATGA
- the der gene encoding ribosome biogenesis GTPase Der — MARPVVAIVGRPNVGKSTIFNRLIGDRLAIVEDKPGITRDRIYGVSDWNGKSFSVIDTGGIEIDGEDAILKSIRVQAELAIEEADVIVFMCEAKSGLTNSDEEVAQILFRSGKPIVLAINKVDNMKRTDDIYEFYTLGIGDPIGISGSHGTGIGDLLDAVTEKLPEPTEEEYDEDVIRVALIGRPNVGKSSLVNAILGEERVIVSDVAGTTRDAIDTPFERDGQRYVLIDTAGMRKRGKVYETTEKYSVMRAMRAIERADVVLVVINGEEGIIDQDKHIAGYAHDAGKASIFVVNKWDAVEKDDKTMQNFETKIRDHFLFMSYAPVVFLSALTKQRLQKLLPVVQHVAQQHALRITTHLVNDVVSDAVAINPPPTDKGRRLRINYVTQVAVKPPTIVVFVNDPSLMHFSYERYLENKIRAAFNFEGTPIRLFTRRKSENEG; from the coding sequence ATGGCAAGACCCGTTGTGGCCATCGTAGGGAGGCCTAACGTCGGAAAATCGACGATATTTAACAGGCTGATTGGCGATAGACTGGCCATTGTAGAAGATAAACCGGGGATTACACGCGACCGGATTTATGGCGTTTCAGATTGGAACGGCAAATCCTTCAGTGTAATTGATACCGGAGGGATTGAAATTGATGGTGAAGACGCGATTCTGAAATCAATCCGTGTTCAGGCGGAGCTGGCGATTGAGGAAGCGGATGTCATCGTCTTTATGTGCGAGGCGAAAAGCGGACTGACCAATTCGGATGAAGAAGTGGCACAAATTCTTTTCCGTTCCGGCAAACCGATCGTGCTTGCAATCAATAAAGTGGACAATATGAAGCGCACGGATGATATTTATGAATTTTACACCCTGGGAATCGGCGATCCTATCGGCATCTCCGGCAGCCATGGTACCGGAATCGGCGATTTGCTGGATGCGGTAACCGAGAAGCTTCCAGAGCCAACTGAAGAGGAATACGACGAAGATGTGATTCGTGTGGCCCTGATCGGCCGGCCGAATGTAGGTAAATCTTCTTTGGTCAACGCCATTTTGGGTGAAGAACGCGTAATTGTCAGCGATGTCGCAGGGACTACACGCGATGCCATTGATACTCCTTTTGAACGGGACGGGCAGCGCTATGTTCTGATCGATACTGCGGGTATGCGCAAACGCGGCAAAGTATATGAAACCACGGAAAAATACAGCGTGATGCGCGCAATGCGGGCCATTGAGCGGGCTGATGTTGTTCTGGTGGTAATCAACGGCGAAGAAGGCATTATCGATCAGGATAAGCATATTGCCGGTTATGCTCATGATGCCGGGAAAGCTTCGATCTTTGTGGTCAACAAATGGGATGCCGTCGAGAAGGATGACAAGACGATGCAGAACTTTGAGACCAAAATCCGGGATCACTTCCTGTTCATGAGCTACGCACCTGTAGTGTTCTTGTCCGCATTAACGAAACAGCGTCTGCAGAAGCTGCTGCCGGTGGTGCAGCATGTCGCCCAGCAGCATGCTCTGCGGATTACGACGCATTTGGTCAACGATGTGGTGTCCGATGCTGTGGCCATTAATCCTCCGCCAACGGATAAAGGACGGCGCCTGCGCATCAATTATGTCACTCAGGTTGCTGTCAAGCCGCCGACGATTGTGGTATTCGTCAATGACCCGTCGCTGATGCACTTCTCCTATGAACGATACCTGGAGAACAAAATCCGCGCGGCGTTCAATTTTGAAGGAACACCAATCCGTCTGTTTACACGGCGCAAATCCGAAAACGAAGGTTAG
- a CDS encoding stage VI sporulation protein F, with translation MSKDFSKDALNAINKKAGKNITPGAVQKLASTVKPGTMQNEAQLRQLIKQVSSMAKVPVSEATVQDIINAVKKGGANSGTMESLMKMMLKK, from the coding sequence GTGAGCAAAGATTTTTCCAAGGATGCATTGAACGCCATCAATAAAAAAGCGGGCAAAAACATCACACCAGGTGCCGTCCAAAAGCTGGCCAGTACGGTCAAACCGGGAACAATGCAGAATGAAGCCCAGCTCCGCCAGTTAATTAAGCAGGTGTCATCAATGGCGAAGGTACCGGTCAGCGAGGCTACGGTGCAGGATATCATCAACGCTGTCAAAAAAGGCGGCGCGAATTCCGGCACCATGGAGTCTTTAATGAAAATGATGCTAAAAAAATAG
- a CDS encoding DUF2768 family protein, with product MDPMTKMWLSLIAILVMGLSVFLITFARSKTKGLLRAILSIVAFVIMLIGLLGGAASIM from the coding sequence ATGGATCCGATGACGAAAATGTGGTTGTCGCTAATAGCGATTCTGGTAATGGGATTGTCCGTATTTCTGATAACCTTTGCGCGCAGCAAGACAAAAGGCCTGCTGAGAGCTATATTATCAATAGTTGCTTTTGTCATTATGCTGATCGGGCTGTTGGGTGGAGCCGCTTCAATTATGTAA
- a CDS encoding flagellar brake protein: MYPKINEYLYIQIASSDAAEAELEYRSRIADMEDEALLIEIPMQASNGRLKKLFIGDELSVYFLTEGGIKNYFNTHVLGFKEDVIRMVRVRKPETDAIFKIQRRSFFRVNAELELAVKDSLGSRFLVRTDDIGGGGASFLSDPKVKVEVGDKLFCWLLVPYRNGSTEHVNFEGEVVRIKQLESGRNLVMLKFAAITDSERQKIIRYCFERQFDFRDR; the protein is encoded by the coding sequence TTGTATCCCAAAATTAACGAATATCTATACATACAGATTGCTTCCAGTGATGCGGCTGAAGCAGAACTAGAATATAGATCCAGAATTGCAGATATGGAAGATGAGGCCTTGCTGATTGAAATTCCAATGCAGGCCAGCAACGGGCGGCTGAAAAAGCTGTTTATAGGGGACGAGCTCTCTGTATATTTTCTTACCGAAGGCGGAATCAAAAATTACTTCAACACGCATGTACTCGGCTTTAAAGAGGATGTTATCCGGATGGTCCGGGTGCGCAAACCGGAAACGGATGCCATCTTCAAAATACAGCGCCGCAGCTTCTTCCGTGTAAATGCCGAGCTTGAACTGGCGGTGAAGGATTCGCTGGGCAGCCGTTTTCTGGTACGGACCGATGATATCGGAGGAGGAGGAGCTTCTTTTCTCAGTGATCCCAAAGTAAAGGTGGAGGTGGGAGACAAACTGTTCTGTTGGCTGCTGGTCCCTTACCGAAACGGCAGCACCGAGCATGTGAACTTTGAAGGTGAGGTTGTGCGGATAAAGCAGCTGGAAAGCGGGCGTAATCTAGTCATGTTAAAGTTTGCCGCCATCACGGATTCCGAGCGTCAAAAAATAATCCGCTACTGCTTCGAACGCCAGTTTGATTTCCGCGACCGTTAA
- a CDS encoding HU family DNA-binding protein, whose protein sequence is MNKSDLINVVTEATELPKKDATKAVDAVFEAITGALQSGDKVQLVGFGNFEVRERSARKGRNPQTGEEIEIPSSKVPAFKPGKALKDGIK, encoded by the coding sequence ATGAATAAATCAGATTTGATCAACGTAGTAACAGAAGCAACTGAACTTCCCAAGAAAGATGCTACTAAAGCGGTAGATGCCGTTTTCGAAGCGATCACAGGTGCTCTGCAAAGCGGCGATAAAGTACAACTGGTTGGATTCGGAAACTTTGAAGTGCGCGAACGTTCCGCACGTAAAGGCCGCAACCCGCAAACTGGTGAAGAAATCGAAATTCCTTCAAGCAAAGTACCGGCATTCAAACCCGGTAAGGCGCTTAAAGACGGAATCAAATAG
- a CDS encoding DUF3939 domain-containing protein: MLEQKGADGVLFTDGLKTSGIRMGLLLGISLLLFVLTGCMYRGEQNQPAGNFRESVKRVQAAVDDYQQEEGLLPILNSEESTPRYEKFVIDLEKLRQKGYLDEIPAAAFEKGGSAYFLILDEESDPTVKLMDLVTVQKVNDVSRQVNRYKSAHGGALPAGEERYPGFFTIDSKKAGTASITLKSVYSGQPLEFIMDKNGDVYVDYSFDIMSAIGKEGATPAANQDLRIELEQASYYVPVKSLPYLWINGQPVPQPPDSP; this comes from the coding sequence ATGCTGGAGCAGAAAGGGGCGGACGGAGTGCTTTTCACAGATGGGCTGAAGACATCCGGAATCAGAATGGGCTTGCTGCTGGGAATAAGCTTGCTGCTCTTTGTTCTCACGGGCTGTATGTACCGCGGAGAACAGAACCAGCCTGCGGGCAATTTCCGCGAGAGTGTCAAGCGGGTCCAGGCGGCAGTGGATGATTATCAGCAGGAGGAAGGTCTGCTGCCGATCCTGAATAGTGAGGAGTCTACTCCACGCTATGAGAAATTCGTAATTGATTTGGAGAAGCTGCGCCAAAAAGGATATTTGGATGAAATTCCGGCTGCTGCCTTTGAGAAGGGCGGCAGCGCCTATTTTCTTATCTTGGACGAAGAAAGTGATCCTACCGTAAAGCTGATGGATCTCGTTACCGTGCAGAAGGTAAATGATGTCTCCCGCCAGGTCAACCGCTACAAATCAGCGCATGGAGGCGCACTCCCGGCAGGGGAGGAACGGTATCCGGGCTTCTTCACCATTGATTCCAAAAAGGCGGGAACGGCGTCTATAACGCTGAAGAGCGTCTATTCCGGACAGCCGCTGGAGTTTATCATGGACAAGAACGGTGACGTGTATGTCGACTACAGCTTTGATATTATGTCTGCCATCGGCAAGGAAGGCGCAACTCCTGCGGCCAATCAGGATCTGCGGATTGAGCTGGAGCAGGCTTCTTATTATGTACCGGTGAAGTCGTTGCCGTATTTGTGGATTAATGGGCAGCCAGTTCCTCAGCCTCCGGATAGTCCATAG
- a CDS encoding 2Fe-2S iron-sulfur cluster-binding protein has protein sequence MKPQKGWTVTFQPEGRKTVVQHGVTLLEAARKAGVVLPTRCGGKAGCLMCKVTVPQEEAAALRPPGDAEQRKLGGLLDSGVRLACQAAVWNDLSVEVPEDPLKAAVRRRLEAARRGEEDGLW, from the coding sequence ATGAAGCCACAAAAAGGATGGACTGTCACCTTCCAGCCTGAAGGACGAAAAACAGTCGTGCAGCACGGGGTAACCCTGCTGGAAGCTGCACGCAAAGCGGGAGTGGTCCTGCCTACCCGCTGCGGCGGCAAAGCCGGTTGCCTGATGTGCAAGGTGACGGTCCCGCAGGAAGAGGCGGCTGCCCTTCGGCCGCCGGGGGATGCCGAGCAGCGGAAGCTTGGCGGCTTGCTGGATTCAGGCGTCCGTCTGGCGTGCCAGGCAGCCGTCTGGAACGATTTGAGCGTCGAAGTCCCCGAGGACCCGCTCAAAGCCGCAGTGCGGCGCAGACTGGAAGCAGCGCGTCGTGGAGAAGAGGACGGGCTGTGGTAA
- the rpsA gene encoding 30S ribosomal protein S1 has protein sequence MSEETRNQEAAANVENNEAVEATETVESAVVNEEEVTSQEGLEIISLKKGDTVKGTIVKIEDNQAYVSIGYKYDGVIPIRELSSVQLDNAAAAVEVGQEVECKVVSINDNKESLVLSKRAIDSEKSWEDLEKYFASQEAFDVTVADVVKGGLVADVGARGFIPASMVERHFVEDFSDYKGRTLRVKVKELDRENSKVILSAKEVLEEEFEANKLKIMAELSEGQIIEGTVQRLTQFGAFVDVGGVDGLVHVSEIAWNHVEKPSDVVSEGDKVRVKVLKVDPEKGKISLSIKAAAPGPWDSAAGKINIGDVVTGEVKRLVNFGAFVELLPGVEGLVHISQISHKHIGTPHEVLKEGQEVQVKVLDFNPSEKRVSLSIKETEEAPAPTARPERSNSRDRAPKEVLNNPNVSLSNEGLSFTLAERFGDKLDKFKGNN, from the coding sequence ATGTCTGAAGAAACTAGAAATCAGGAAGCTGCGGCTAATGTTGAGAACAACGAAGCCGTGGAAGCAACAGAAACAGTGGAATCCGCTGTAGTTAACGAAGAAGAAGTGACAAGCCAAGAAGGTTTGGAAATCATTTCGTTGAAAAAAGGCGATACCGTGAAAGGAACAATCGTCAAAATCGAAGATAACCAAGCTTACGTAAGCATTGGATATAAATACGACGGCGTTATTCCTATTCGCGAATTGTCTTCCGTACAACTGGACAACGCTGCAGCAGCAGTAGAAGTTGGACAAGAAGTGGAATGCAAGGTTGTCAGCATCAACGACAACAAGGAAAGCCTGGTTCTCTCCAAACGTGCAATTGACAGCGAGAAATCATGGGAAGATCTGGAGAAATATTTTGCTTCCCAGGAAGCGTTCGATGTTACTGTGGCTGACGTTGTCAAAGGCGGCCTCGTAGCTGATGTCGGCGCGCGCGGATTTATTCCGGCTTCCATGGTTGAACGTCACTTTGTAGAAGATTTCAGCGACTACAAAGGCCGCACTCTACGCGTGAAAGTGAAAGAACTGGACCGTGAGAACAGCAAGGTTATTCTTTCCGCCAAAGAAGTGCTGGAAGAAGAATTCGAAGCCAACAAATTGAAGATTATGGCTGAGCTGTCCGAAGGACAAATCATCGAAGGTACTGTGCAACGTCTGACACAATTCGGCGCATTTGTTGATGTGGGCGGCGTTGACGGATTGGTTCACGTATCCGAAATCGCTTGGAACCATGTCGAAAAACCTTCCGATGTTGTTTCCGAAGGCGACAAGGTTCGCGTAAAAGTGCTTAAGGTTGATCCTGAAAAAGGCAAAATCAGCCTCAGCATCAAAGCTGCTGCTCCAGGTCCTTGGGATTCTGCAGCCGGTAAAATCAACATTGGCGATGTAGTTACAGGCGAAGTAAAACGCCTTGTAAACTTCGGCGCGTTTGTTGAACTGCTTCCAGGCGTGGAAGGCCTTGTGCATATCTCGCAAATCTCCCACAAGCACATCGGTACTCCGCATGAAGTGCTCAAAGAAGGACAAGAAGTACAAGTGAAAGTGCTTGACTTCAATCCATCCGAGAAACGCGTCAGCCTGAGCATCAAAGAAACCGAAGAAGCTCCGGCTCCTACAGCAAGACCGGAACGCAGCAACAGCAGAGACAGAGCTCCTAAAGAAGTGCTGAACAATCCTAACGTATCGCTTAGCAACGAAGGACTCAGCTTCACGCTTGCTGAACGCTTCGGCGACAAGCTGGACAAATTCAAGGGTAACAACTAA